One region of bacterium HR17 genomic DNA includes:
- the ntcA gene encoding Global nitrogen regulator, with protein MGSTISRQTNRSLLRQGQRTQVSPYTSLRALPGKEMTFRKGEALFWEGEEPQWLYLIEQGKVILSKALPAENKTKTIVAVCLPGDLVGEVAVLDGQPYDTDAVALTQVTTFRIPREAFLYALQVNPALALQIISSLAARLRQAQEVIRLLSTQRVEKRLAALLLALMGRFGTRTNEGIVLDSSFSRYDLAAMAGTTVETTVRTLSAWAQDGIIKKHRRQIVIVDARKLAQIAREP; from the coding sequence ATGGGGAGCACCATCAGCCGGCAGACGAACCGATCGTTGCTACGGCAGGGGCAGCGAACTCAGGTCAGTCCCTACACATCCTTGCGGGCTCTGCCAGGCAAGGAAATGACTTTTCGCAAAGGTGAGGCGCTGTTTTGGGAAGGCGAAGAGCCACAATGGCTTTACCTGATTGAGCAGGGAAAGGTTATCTTGTCCAAAGCCTTGCCGGCAGAAAACAAAACGAAAACGATCGTTGCCGTCTGTCTGCCTGGCGATCTGGTAGGTGAAGTGGCGGTGTTGGACGGACAGCCTTACGACACCGATGCCGTCGCTTTGACCCAAGTGACGACCTTTCGTATTCCCCGCGAGGCGTTTTTGTACGCTTTGCAAGTCAACCCAGCGTTAGCGCTGCAGATCATCAGCAGCTTAGCAGCCCGCCTGCGCCAAGCACAAGAGGTCATCCGCTTGCTCAGCACGCAGCGCGTGGAAAAACGGTTGGCAGCGTTGTTGCTGGCGTTGATGGGGCGGTTCGGAACGCGTACCAACGAGGGTATCGTCCTTGACAGCAGTTTTAGCCGCTACGATTTAGCGGCGATGGCAGGGACGACCGTTGAAACGACCGTCCGCACGCTCAGCGCTTGGGCGCAAGACGGTATCATCAAAAAGCATCGCCGGCAAATCGTCATCGTGGACGCCCGCAAACTCGCTCAAATCGCCCGCGAACCCTGA